The following proteins are encoded in a genomic region of Comamonas resistens:
- the hisI gene encoding phosphoribosyl-AMP cyclohydrolase, which yields MNSNTDASRSIKASVPVSLHARTSVEQVEEGRELAPKFDQDGLITCITTDADSGDVLMLGYMNHEALVKTVQTGKAHYWSRSRKTLWHKGATSGLVQEVEEMRVDDDQDAVWLRVRVSGSGASCHVGYRSCFYRCIPVGKEHGAGKELIFTESSKTFDPNLIYGDAPNPTLL from the coding sequence ATGAACTCCAATACTGATGCATCCCGCTCCATCAAGGCCTCTGTGCCGGTGTCATTGCATGCTAGAACGTCCGTTGAACAGGTAGAGGAAGGCCGGGAACTGGCGCCGAAGTTCGATCAGGATGGCTTGATCACTTGCATCACCACCGATGCAGACAGTGGCGACGTGCTGATGCTGGGCTACATGAACCATGAAGCCTTGGTGAAAACTGTTCAAACTGGGAAAGCGCACTACTGGAGTCGATCGCGGAAAACGCTGTGGCACAAAGGGGCAACCAGCGGCTTGGTGCAGGAAGTCGAAGAAATGCGCGTCGACGATGACCAAGATGCGGTATGGCTACGTGTTCGCGTATCCGGCTCCGGTGCTAGTTGCCACGTCGGCTATCGCTCATGCTTTTACCGGTGCATTCCAGTTGGTAAAGAGCATGGAGCAGGAAAGGAACTGATATTCACCGAATCGAGCAAAACCTTTGATCCCAATCTGATCTACGGAGATGCACCCAACCCGACGCTTCTGTAA
- a CDS encoding YgaP family membrane protein: protein MKFNVGGVDRILRILVGVALIALAATGTVGWWGWLGVIPLLTGVVRFCPLYLIVGINTCPLKTKSQVRGH, encoded by the coding sequence ATGAAATTCAATGTCGGCGGCGTGGACCGCATCCTTCGAATCCTTGTCGGTGTCGCCCTCATCGCACTAGCCGCTACAGGCACAGTAGGTTGGTGGGGCTGGCTGGGCGTCATCCCGCTCCTGACGGGGGTAGTGCGCTTTTGCCCGTTGTATCTAATCGTCGGCATCAACACTTGTCCACTTAAGACAAAAAGCCAGGTGCGCGGGCACTGA
- a CDS encoding 6TM ABC transporter family protein: MTVSSAKQFWAAQWLHATAPLWWLQQAALLALAVSRLQAGGGLTAMLQPAAGIVLLGLLRASCEAWSAARLFDNAREQLTMWRAEAMNALAARSPLDRQRIPAGAAASFRLAQRDVIRTDGGRGSSPRPPRSQTTLTRTSLFSTNHTRLWQGAVRLALLL; the protein is encoded by the coding sequence ATGACGGTTTCTTCTGCCAAACAGTTTTGGGCAGCGCAGTGGCTGCACGCTACAGCCCCGCTGTGGTGGCTGCAGCAGGCTGCGCTGCTGGCGTTGGCGGTGTCCCGCCTGCAGGCGGGCGGCGGGCTCACCGCCATGCTGCAGCCGGCCGCTGGGATCGTCCTGCTCGGTCTGCTGCGGGCGAGCTGCGAGGCCTGGAGCGCCGCGCGCCTGTTCGACAACGCGCGCGAACAACTGACCATGTGGCGCGCCGAGGCCATGAATGCGTTGGCAGCTCGCTCCCCTCTCGATCGTCAGCGGATCCCGGCCGGTGCCGCCGCCAGCTTTCGCCTCGCTCAACGCGATGTGATTCGAACTGATGGAGGACGAGGCAGTTCGCCGAGACCGCCTCGATCCCAAACAACCCTGACGCGCACCAGCCTCTTTTCGACGAACCACACCCGGCTATGGCAGGGTGCGGTTCGTCTCGCACTTCTTCTCTGA
- a CDS encoding carboxymuconolactone decarboxylase family protein: MTSNYKQLTQDVMANLAPLHKGVPQVMKGFGEMGKAAIADGALDAKTKELIALAIGVASRCDGCIAFHTKALAKLGATEAEVHEALGVAIYMGGGPSAMYASNAVAAFNEFLALTGNSAPSAPAQ, from the coding sequence ATGACGAGTAACTACAAGCAACTGACCCAGGACGTCATGGCCAATCTGGCGCCTTTGCACAAAGGCGTTCCGCAGGTCATGAAGGGTTTCGGCGAGATGGGCAAGGCCGCCATTGCCGATGGGGCACTTGATGCCAAGACGAAGGAGTTGATCGCGCTGGCGATCGGCGTTGCCTCGCGGTGCGATGGCTGCATCGCCTTCCATACCAAGGCGCTGGCCAAGCTGGGCGCCACGGAAGCCGAAGTGCATGAGGCTCTGGGCGTGGCCATCTACATGGGCGGTGGCCCCTCCGCGATGTACGCTTCAAACGCCGTGGCCGCCTTCAATGAGTTCTTGGCGCTGACCGGCAATTCTGCGCCCTCCGCCCCGGCCCAATAG
- a CDS encoding DsrE family protein, with protein MQTTDFVATVFDGKSNPNKVTVTFTMALNALLKGHTATIILMMEAVELGKPGAAASMDVGKPFEPVANLLEKFVEKGGRIAICGACMIHNGMSAEQMDPRFSIITAPDVIDLLIEAKGSLQVT; from the coding sequence ATGCAAACTACTGATTTCGTCGCAACCGTTTTTGACGGAAAGAGCAACCCCAACAAAGTTACCGTGACATTTACCATGGCGCTCAATGCGCTGCTCAAGGGGCATACGGCGACTATCATCCTAATGATGGAGGCCGTCGAACTGGGCAAGCCGGGCGCAGCGGCCAGTATGGATGTCGGAAAGCCTTTCGAGCCGGTTGCCAATTTATTGGAGAAATTCGTGGAGAAGGGTGGGCGAATTGCGATCTGCGGAGCGTGCATGATCCACAACGGAATGAGTGCCGAACAAATGGACCCGCGCTTCAGCATCATCACGGCGCCAGACGTCATTGACCTGCTCATAGAGGCCAAAGGGTCATTGCAAGTTACTTGA
- a CDS encoding ArsR/SmtB family transcription factor, with the protein MNSKKTPSHTPEQLREHASEACALLKALANEDRLMLLCQMAPGRLNVGQLEAATGIRQPTLSQQLAVLRQEGLVDTEKEGKFVYYRLASDDVVRIMRTLWDIYCAPK; encoded by the coding sequence ATGAACAGCAAAAAAACGCCCAGTCACACGCCGGAGCAGCTGCGCGAACACGCGAGCGAGGCCTGTGCCTTGCTGAAGGCGCTTGCCAACGAGGATCGTTTGATGCTTTTGTGTCAGATGGCACCTGGCCGCCTGAACGTGGGCCAGTTGGAAGCAGCCACGGGCATCCGCCAGCCCACTTTGTCGCAGCAACTGGCCGTGTTGCGTCAAGAGGGGCTGGTCGACACCGAGAAGGAGGGGAAGTTCGTCTATTACCGCCTGGCCAGCGACGACGTCGTGCGCATCATGCGCACGCTCTGGGACATCTACTGCGCTCCGAAGTGA
- a CDS encoding rhodanese family protein — translation MSLKSISPRAASELVKQGAVLVDIRAADEHARERIAAARHVPMDRLQSGDMPLDGAPAVIFHCRSGNRTRVNASALGACTACEAYVLEGGLDAWKKAGLPVVADASRPLELQRQVQIAAGSLIVLGAVLGATVSPWFHALSGFVGAGLVFAGVSGFCGLARVLMRMPWNRNALAG, via the coding sequence ATGTCCCTGAAATCCATCTCGCCCCGAGCCGCCAGCGAACTTGTGAAACAGGGCGCCGTCCTTGTGGACATCCGTGCCGCGGACGAACACGCCCGCGAACGCATTGCAGCGGCGCGCCATGTCCCCATGGACCGCCTGCAAAGCGGCGACATGCCGCTCGACGGAGCGCCGGCCGTCATCTTCCATTGCCGCTCAGGCAACCGGACGAGGGTGAACGCGTCGGCTCTGGGGGCCTGTACGGCCTGCGAAGCCTACGTACTGGAAGGCGGGCTGGACGCGTGGAAAAAAGCGGGGCTACCCGTCGTGGCCGATGCCTCGCGGCCGCTGGAGCTGCAGCGGCAGGTGCAGATCGCCGCAGGCTCATTGATCGTGCTCGGGGCGGTGCTGGGTGCCACGGTCTCGCCGTGGTTTCATGCGCTCTCGGGCTTTGTGGGGGCCGGGCTTGTGTTTGCGGGTGTCTCGGGGTTCTGCGGGCTCGCCCGCGTGCTGATGCGCATGCCCTGGAACCGCAACGCGCTTGCCGGGTGA
- a CDS encoding MBL fold metallo-hydrolase — protein MQSAAQIQAFFDEATNTVTYLVADPATRQAAVIDPVLDYDHRSGKVSTTSADQVLAAAATQALDIAWILETHAHADHLSAAPYLKARTGAQVAIGEHIRDVQTIFRPVFNLDDVSGDGSEFDRLLRDGETLTIGDLKVDVLHTPGHTPACVSYRIGDAVFVGDTLFMPDYGTARADFPGGSAQTLYQSIQKLLALPTETRLFMCHDYKAPGRDRYAWESTVAEERARNVHVHEGVSADEFVAMRQRRDATLAAPTLLLPSIQVNIRAGRWPEAESNGVRYLKIPMRTPA, from the coding sequence ATGCAATCCGCTGCTCAGATCCAGGCTTTCTTCGATGAGGCCACGAACACCGTGACCTACCTCGTCGCCGATCCCGCCACGCGGCAGGCGGCCGTGATCGACCCCGTGCTCGACTACGACCACCGCAGCGGCAAGGTATCGACCACATCGGCCGACCAGGTGCTGGCCGCAGCGGCTACGCAGGCGCTGGATATCGCCTGGATCCTGGAGACCCACGCCCATGCGGACCACCTGAGCGCTGCGCCCTATCTGAAGGCGCGCACCGGTGCCCAGGTGGCCATAGGAGAGCACATCCGCGATGTGCAAACCATCTTCCGGCCCGTGTTCAACCTGGACGACGTGTCTGGCGACGGCAGTGAATTCGACCGTCTGCTGCGCGATGGCGAAACCCTGACCATCGGCGACTTGAAGGTGGACGTGCTGCACACCCCGGGCCACACGCCCGCGTGCGTGTCCTACCGCATCGGTGATGCCGTGTTCGTGGGCGACACCCTGTTCATGCCGGACTACGGTACCGCGCGCGCCGACTTCCCGGGTGGCAGCGCCCAGACCCTATACCAATCGATCCAGAAACTGCTTGCGCTGCCAACCGAAACGCGGCTGTTCATGTGCCACGACTACAAGGCGCCCGGCCGCGACCGCTACGCGTGGGAGAGCACGGTGGCCGAGGAGCGTGCGCGCAACGTGCACGTGCATGAAGGGGTGAGCGCAGACGAATTCGTGGCCATGCGCCAGCGCCGAGATGCAACGCTGGCCGCGCCCACGTTGCTGCTGCCGTCGATCCAGGTCAACATCCGCGCGGGCCGCTGGCCAGAGGCCGAATCCAACGGGGTTCGCTATCTCAAGATTCCGATGCGCACACCCGCATGA
- a CDS encoding MFS transporter codes for MTQAASLLLPTPPDARRNVALLMAAQSLGGAAPPIIISLGGIVGQMLTSTPSLATLPVSLYNLGLALSTIPAALLMRRLGRRAAYALGALLGVLSGLIATFGVLQGSFETFCVGTAMAGFYGACVQSYRFAASDAVPPPQRAAVISRIMIGGLIAAVIGPQVVIWTRDAWPMAPFAGSFLGQAGLALLALPLLLMLRMPPPQAAAVEGTARPLAEIARSPGFVVAVTAGIVSYGLMAFIMTAAPMAMVGCGHTVGEAAFGIQWHVLAMFAPSFFTGRLIARFGKIAITAVGLVLIAASGLLALAGLELLHFWGSLVLLGVGWNFGFIGATAMVTDCYTAPERAKVQALNDFLVFGTVAVASFGSGRLLNTSGWETINSLMLPLIAGVLVMLAWLAWRNRRQPTPATAP; via the coding sequence ATGACGCAAGCCGCTTCACTACTGTTGCCAACGCCCCCAGACGCACGCCGCAACGTGGCACTGCTGATGGCGGCCCAGTCGCTAGGGGGGGCCGCGCCTCCCATCATCATCTCGCTGGGCGGCATCGTCGGGCAGATGCTGACCAGCACGCCGTCGCTGGCCACACTGCCGGTCAGCCTCTACAACCTGGGCCTGGCGCTATCGACCATTCCCGCTGCCCTCTTGATGCGCCGCCTGGGTCGCCGTGCGGCCTATGCGCTGGGCGCCTTGTTGGGTGTGCTCTCGGGCCTGATTGCCACCTTCGGCGTGCTGCAAGGCAGCTTCGAGACCTTCTGCGTCGGCACGGCCATGGCCGGCTTCTACGGTGCCTGCGTGCAGAGCTACCGCTTCGCAGCCAGCGATGCGGTGCCGCCGCCGCAGCGCGCCGCCGTTATCTCGCGCATCATGATCGGCGGCCTGATCGCCGCTGTCATCGGTCCGCAGGTCGTCATCTGGACGCGCGACGCCTGGCCCATGGCGCCGTTTGCCGGCAGTTTCCTGGGCCAGGCGGGCCTGGCGCTGCTGGCCCTGCCACTGCTGTTGATGCTCCGCATGCCGCCGCCGCAGGCGGCCGCCGTCGAGGGCACGGCACGACCGCTGGCCGAGATCGCACGCAGCCCCGGCTTCGTCGTGGCTGTCACAGCGGGCATCGTGTCCTATGGGCTGATGGCGTTCATCATGACGGCCGCACCGATGGCCATGGTGGGCTGCGGCCACACCGTGGGAGAGGCCGCCTTCGGCATCCAGTGGCATGTGCTGGCGATGTTCGCACCGAGCTTCTTCACGGGTCGGCTGATCGCCCGGTTCGGCAAGATCGCCATCACGGCGGTGGGACTGGTGCTGATCGCGGCCTCGGGGCTGCTGGCCCTGGCCGGGCTCGAACTGCTGCACTTCTGGGGTTCCCTGGTTCTCTTGGGCGTGGGCTGGAACTTTGGCTTCATCGGCGCCACGGCCATGGTGACCGATTGCTACACCGCACCCGAGCGCGCCAAGGTACAGGCCCTCAACGACTTCCTGGTGTTCGGCACGGTGGCCGTCGCCTCGTTCGGTTCGGGCAGGCTGCTCAATACCTCGGGCTGGGAGACCATCAACAGCCTGATGTTGCCCCTCATCGCCGGGGTGCTGGTCATGCTGGCCTGGCTGGCGTGGCGCAACCGTCGCCAGCCGACGCCGGCTACCGCGCCGTGA
- a CDS encoding DUF5368 domain-containing protein: MKELDPFVLLVVFQEMLGPLLWLLLAVVVLGLLAFVALLIHERGLVSRRLVRSQGLGLIGGGLALVLMAQVSSSGFTDAGGPADWFLIALVFGLGLVGSTILFYTVGGWWSGRGPSTRSSI, translated from the coding sequence ATGAAAGAACTTGATCCCTTTGTCCTGCTGGTGGTGTTCCAGGAAATGCTCGGGCCTCTGTTATGGCTGCTGTTGGCGGTGGTAGTGCTTGGCCTGCTGGCGTTCGTGGCTCTGCTGATCCACGAGCGTGGGCTGGTGTCGCGTCGCCTAGTGCGCTCGCAAGGCCTGGGCTTGATCGGCGGAGGTCTGGCGCTGGTGCTGATGGCCCAAGTGTCGTCGTCCGGCTTTACCGATGCCGGCGGGCCGGCCGACTGGTTCCTCATCGCCCTCGTGTTCGGGCTGGGGCTCGTGGGTTCCACCATTCTTTTCTACACCGTCGGCGGCTGGTGGTCTGGGCGCGGCCCGTCCACACGGTCTTCGATCTGA
- a CDS encoding ArsR/SmtB family transcription factor, giving the protein MTLSQKDQSFLQEGAAKAAAMLRAVGNEHRLLILCLLIEQKEMTVGALNEYVALSQSALSQHLAKMREEGLVAYRRESQTLHYRIENPDVSKLIATLKTIFCP; this is encoded by the coding sequence ATGACGCTGAGCCAAAAAGACCAATCGTTCTTGCAGGAAGGTGCGGCCAAGGCCGCAGCCATGTTGCGGGCGGTCGGCAACGAGCATCGCCTGCTCATCCTCTGCCTGCTGATCGAGCAAAAAGAGATGACCGTCGGTGCCTTGAACGAGTATGTGGCGCTGAGCCAGTCCGCCTTATCCCAGCACCTTGCCAAGATGCGCGAGGAAGGCCTGGTGGCCTATCGGCGCGAGTCACAGACCCTGCACTACCGCATTGAAAACCCGGACGTGTCAAAGCTCATTGCCACGCTCAAGACCATCTTCTGCCCATGA
- a CDS encoding SulP family inorganic anion transporter, whose translation MPLQRPHPNAARPRRLQRWFPILSWGRHYHRDQFTGDLLAAGIVKLMLIPQSLAYALLAGLPPQAGLYASMLPLLAYAVLGSSRTLAVGPAAVTSLMTAAAVGQVAASGSVGYWDAALLLALLSGLMLTAMGLLRLGFIANYLSHPVISGFISASGVLIATGQAKHLLGIPASGDTLPELLPALWHGLPQTNGHALAIGLAALAFLWWSRRRLKPLLLHAGIGPRLADALAKAGPVAAIAATTVAVWYWDLATAHGVRVVGEVPQGLPPFTPPTGNPALWTQLAELVVPALLLSVVGFVESISVGQTLAAKRRQRVEPDQELVALGASNVAAAFNGGLPVTGGFSRSVVNFDAGAQTPAAGIYTAAGIAVATLLFTPLLHHLPQATLAATIIVAVLSLVDLDMLRRTWRYSRFDFTVVAATLATTLLAGVEMGLVAGVGLALVLHLYRSSRPHIAVVGQVPGTEHFRNVLRHPVRTGPRVLGLRIDESLYFANARYLEDRINDAVAAQGELRHVVLQCSAINDIDASALESLEAIEARLREADIQLHLSEVKGPVMDRLSRTPFLAHLGGRIHLSHYQAIAELAPDSLA comes from the coding sequence ATGCCGCTCCAACGCCCACACCCGAACGCCGCAAGGCCACGCCGGCTCCAACGCTGGTTCCCCATCCTGTCATGGGGCCGGCACTACCACCGAGACCAATTCACCGGCGACCTGCTGGCCGCCGGCATCGTGAAGCTGATGCTGATCCCGCAGAGCCTGGCCTATGCGCTGCTGGCCGGCCTGCCGCCCCAGGCCGGCCTGTACGCCAGCATGCTGCCGCTGTTGGCCTACGCGGTCCTGGGCAGCAGCCGCACGCTGGCGGTCGGCCCCGCCGCGGTGACGTCGCTGATGACGGCAGCTGCCGTCGGTCAGGTGGCGGCGTCAGGTTCCGTCGGCTACTGGGATGCGGCCCTGTTGTTGGCACTGCTGTCTGGCCTGATGCTGACCGCGATGGGACTGCTGCGGCTGGGCTTTATCGCCAACTACCTGAGCCATCCCGTCATTTCCGGCTTCATCTCGGCATCCGGCGTACTCATCGCCACCGGCCAGGCCAAGCACCTGCTGGGCATTCCGGCTTCGGGCGACACCCTGCCCGAACTGCTGCCTGCGCTCTGGCACGGTCTGCCGCAAACCAATGGCCATGCATTGGCGATCGGCCTGGCGGCCCTGGCGTTCCTGTGGTGGTCGCGGCGCCGACTCAAGCCCCTGCTGCTGCATGCCGGCATTGGCCCGCGCCTGGCCGACGCACTGGCCAAGGCGGGCCCCGTGGCCGCCATCGCAGCGACAACGGTGGCGGTCTGGTACTGGGACCTGGCCACGGCCCATGGGGTGCGCGTGGTGGGCGAGGTTCCCCAAGGCCTGCCACCCTTCACGCCACCGACCGGGAACCCGGCCCTCTGGACCCAACTGGCCGAACTGGTGGTGCCGGCCCTGCTGCTGAGCGTGGTCGGGTTCGTCGAGTCAATCTCCGTCGGACAGACCCTGGCGGCCAAGCGGCGCCAGCGGGTCGAGCCCGACCAGGAACTGGTGGCGCTGGGCGCCAGCAACGTGGCAGCGGCCTTCAATGGTGGCCTGCCGGTGACCGGTGGCTTCTCGCGTTCGGTCGTCAACTTCGATGCGGGCGCGCAGACGCCGGCCGCAGGCATCTACACGGCGGCCGGCATCGCCGTGGCAACCCTGCTGTTCACGCCACTGCTGCACCACCTGCCGCAAGCGACGCTGGCCGCGACCATCATCGTGGCGGTGCTCTCCCTGGTGGACCTGGACATGCTGCGGCGCACCTGGCGCTACTCGCGCTTCGATTTCACCGTGGTGGCGGCCACACTTGCCACGACCTTGCTGGCCGGTGTGGAAATGGGCCTGGTGGCCGGCGTGGGCCTGGCCCTGGTTCTGCACCTGTACCGCAGCAGCCGTCCGCACATCGCCGTGGTGGGGCAGGTCCCGGGCACCGAGCATTTCCGCAACGTGCTGCGGCACCCGGTGCGCACCGGCCCGCGAGTGCTGGGGCTGCGCATCGATGAAAGCCTGTATTTCGCCAACGCGCGCTACCTGGAAGACCGCATCAACGACGCGGTGGCGGCACAGGGTGAACTGCGCCACGTGGTGCTGCAATGCTCGGCCATCAACGACATCGATGCCAGCGCGCTGGAAAGCCTGGAGGCCATCGAGGCTCGGCTGCGCGAGGCCGACATCCAGCTGCACCTGTCGGAGGTGAAGGGGCCGGTGATGGACCGCCTGTCGCGCACGCCCTTCCTCGCACACCTCGGTGGACGCATCCACCTCAGCCACTACCAGGCCATCGCTGAACTGGCCCCCGACAGCCTGGCCTGA
- a CDS encoding NAD(P)/FAD-dependent oxidoreductase, which translates to MKNEKNLTGDTALQRSIDRRRALLMLGAAGTAGAMLQTTLARAADRTRTKARIVIAGAGAAGLTAASRLAAMLDGAQITLIDARKEHFYQPGFTLVGSGIKPMNYVTSSTTDYVPEEVELVQERVAEFDPEGNRIVTESGKAYPYDFLIVATGMKLEYGLIEGMDEKLIGQSGIGSIYHSPSGALATWQAMSAFADRGGRGVFTRPATEMKCAGAPLKYTFVTEDYLTRRGQRGKAEVVYNSNNKVLFSVPIVSEKVRMLFQERGIQVNHERVLKAIDPGRRIATFSTPEGAEEQNYDFLHVIPPMRAPEVIRNSPLPWQTGAWAAEGWMEVDKGTLRHVRYRNVFGVGDIAGVPKGKTAASVKWQVPVAVDHLVAEIAGKQSDAVYTGYTSCPMITRLGQAMLVEFDYQNNLVPSFPGVIAPLEELWVSWVMKTMALKPTYISMLRGHA; encoded by the coding sequence ATGAAAAACGAAAAAAACCTGACAGGAGACACCGCGCTGCAGCGCTCGATCGACCGCCGCCGCGCATTGCTGATGCTGGGGGCGGCAGGGACTGCTGGCGCGATGCTGCAAACGACTTTGGCTCGCGCTGCAGACAGGACACGGACCAAGGCACGCATCGTCATCGCGGGTGCCGGCGCGGCGGGCCTGACTGCGGCCTCGCGCCTGGCCGCCATGCTGGACGGTGCGCAGATCACCTTGATCGACGCGCGCAAAGAGCACTTCTACCAGCCTGGTTTCACGCTGGTCGGCTCAGGCATCAAGCCGATGAACTACGTCACCTCCAGCACCACTGACTACGTGCCGGAAGAGGTCGAACTGGTCCAGGAACGGGTGGCGGAATTCGACCCGGAGGGCAACCGTATCGTCACCGAAAGTGGCAAGGCCTATCCCTACGATTTCCTCATCGTTGCCACCGGCATGAAGCTGGAATACGGCCTGATCGAGGGCATGGACGAAAAGCTGATCGGCCAGAGCGGCATCGGCAGCATCTACCACAGCCCGTCGGGTGCGTTGGCTACCTGGCAGGCGATGTCCGCGTTTGCTGACCGGGGCGGCCGTGGCGTGTTCACGCGCCCCGCCACTGAGATGAAGTGCGCGGGCGCGCCGCTCAAGTACACCTTCGTGACCGAGGACTACCTGACTCGGCGCGGCCAGCGCGGCAAGGCCGAGGTGGTCTACAACTCAAACAACAAGGTCTTGTTCAGCGTGCCCATCGTCTCGGAGAAGGTGCGCATGCTGTTCCAGGAGCGTGGCATCCAGGTGAACCACGAACGTGTGCTCAAGGCCATCGACCCGGGCCGTCGCATCGCGACCTTCAGCACGCCCGAAGGCGCGGAGGAACAGAACTACGACTTCCTCCACGTGATTCCGCCCATGCGCGCGCCCGAAGTCATCCGCAACAGCCCCTTGCCCTGGCAAACCGGTGCCTGGGCAGCCGAGGGATGGATGGAAGTGGACAAAGGCACGTTGCGTCATGTGCGCTACCGCAACGTTTTCGGCGTAGGCGACATCGCTGGAGTGCCCAAGGGCAAGACGGCGGCCAGCGTGAAGTGGCAGGTGCCGGTGGCCGTCGACCATCTGGTGGCGGAGATTGCAGGCAAGCAGTCGGACGCGGTCTACACCGGCTACACCTCCTGCCCCATGATCACGCGCCTGGGCCAAGCCATGTTGGTGGAGTTCGACTACCAGAACAACCTGGTGCCGTCCTTCCCCGGCGTGATCGCCCCCTTGGAAGAGCTGTGGGTTAGCTGGGTCATGAAGACCATGGCCTTGAAGCCCACCTACATCAGTATGCTGCGCGGCCACGCCTGA